The following are encoded together in the Lathyrus oleraceus cultivar Zhongwan6 chromosome 3, CAAS_Psat_ZW6_1.0, whole genome shotgun sequence genome:
- the LOC127131303 gene encoding secreted RxLR effector protein 161-like gives MDSCKAMSTPMGSKTYVDQDESGVSIDITKYRGMIGSLLYLMASRPDIMFSVCLCARFQANPKESHITAVKRIMKYLKGTTNVGLWYPKGSICKLVGYSDADYAGCKTDRKNTSGTCHILGNALVSWACKKQACVALSTAEAEYISAGSCCAQILWLKQ, from the coding sequence ATGGATAGTTGCAAGGCAATGTCTACTCCGATGGGATCCAAaacttatgttgatcaagatgaatcagGTGTTTCGATTGATATAAcaaagtatcgaggtatgattggttccttACTTTATTTGATGGCAAGTCGTCCTGATATTATGTTCAGTGTGTGTCTTTGTGCTCGTTTTCAAGCAAATCCAAAAGAATCACATATCACCGCTGTCAAAAggatcatgaagtatctcaagGGAACAACAAATGTCGGcctatggtatcctaaaggtagtatTTGCAAATTGGTTGGTTATTCTGATGCTGACTATGCAGGATGTAAAACTGATCGAAAAAATACTAGTGGTACATGTCACATCCTTGGAAATGCATTAGTTTCGTGGGCTTGCAAGAAACAAGCATGTGTTGCTCTAAGCACTGCCGAAGCAGAATACATATCCGCAGGTAGTTGTTGCGCTCAAATACTTTGGCTTAAGCAATAA